One Candidatus Kaelpia aquatica genomic window, ATCATCTATTTCCCATAGCTCTAAAATAGTATCTAAATTTTCAGCTACATCAGTAAGATTGTCAGCCAAACCAGGCATCAACTGTAATCTCATGTCTGATAAGAGAGCTGTTAAAAAAGCTGTCAATACTTTAGTGTGTTCCCCAGATATCTGATCTATATTTTTAGATATATAACTAAGATTAACAACTACATCATTCCAATCAAGAAAAAGGTGATTATGAATTCTAACGCTAATCTCTTCATCGCTTAATCCAGAATTTAAAAGAGATTCGATATTTATACTTACATGGCTACTACGAACTATATCTAAATAGCTAGGGGTTAAAGTGCGCCTAGAAGATAGATTTAAATTATCTAAATTAAAAATAACACCTAAAGAAGGTAGGCATAAAGATAAAATAATACCACTCAATATAATATATTTAAACAACTTCAACTTATCCCCCATATGTAATATTTATACCATGTAAAAAATAACTTACAAATTTTTCAGTTACAACAATTAAAAGAAAGCCCGGCTAAATATTGTTTAAGCCGGGCTTTACAATCTAATTATCTACTTTAAAATATCAATCGTCTAAATTTTCATTGGCCTGTTCAGGGTCAATCTCTGCTGCAACATCCTCAGCAGGAGCTTCTACAATCGGCGCTTCAACCCAAAATACTCCATCTCTCCTTAACATATAGTCTGTATATCTAGTGGTATCGTTCAAGTTATTACCATTACTAACCGCTGTTGGAATAATAACAACAGGGCGCTGAGTATAAGGATCCATTCCCTCTAGATAGGCAACTATGTATGTACCAGGTTCAGCATTTTCAACAAGCTCACCCATAACAGTCCCTACATTCTGACCTAAAATAATATCATATTCTGTTGGATTCGTACCTCTACCTTGATAGTTCCAGAGAAGCTCATTAACCTTAGAGGCTCCGTTTGATTTAATAGCCTGAATAACGAAATGTCTGGCACCTGCAAGTTTAGCTACATTACCAAACTCGTCAAGCTCTAGATTAGCAACCATATTTGCAAACTGTTCTGCAAGACCTCTATTTGCATGTAACATATCTCTTAAAAGCTCATTCTTAACAGATAGATATACTTGATCAACGCTTAAGGTACCATCTCGCCATCCCTCTCTAAAATCATTATCTCCTTCTTCGCACTCTTCTAGTATCCTCTTCATCTCTTCATTTACTTCTGTAGGCACAAAACCCTCTGAAACTAGAACAACCACACTGCCTTCCTCTCTATGCACCCTAAGAGCCTCTTCTGCAATACTGGCTAAAGAGGTGGGTCTCTCAGGTACAAGACTCATAACTGTATCTCTGTACTCTATTATCTTTCTCTGTGTCTCTGGGTCAAGTTGATCAAAGTTAGCCGGATATCTCGCAGATGTTCCATGAGTAACATTTCCGGCTTCGCGACCAAAGTCTTCACCAACATGAACCTGGTTGTGGCTAGCAGCATTTTGGACAGCAGACCAGAAGCCTTTCTGGTATTCTGTAACAGCAGATACAGCACCTAAAGACTGGACAGCTACATTCTCTATCGGAATATTCACCTCTTCACCTTCAGGTGAGATAATTATACGTCCTGATATTGAAACATCTTTATCCATCGACTTAGGTGTTGCTACAACTACCATACTTGGATTACGTTCTCCCGTAGCAAGCGCAGCACCTAAATGATCATCTCCTCCAGTAGAAGCCATAAAACTAAAACCTGCTACATTATCCCAGGCATTCTGTGCAGTTATCTCTGTTTCGGGCTTATTTGGATTAACTTCAAAAGGATTGCCTCTAGCTGAACCTAACGGAGTAGAGGATTGAGTTATAAAACTACTAGCAAGAAGTGAATCAACATAGATAAGATGCTGATTGAACTCATCAGGAGCTACCACCAAACCATCTCGAGCATGTGATACTCCAAAGACACGTAATCCTGTATTATCCATCAAATACTGAGCGAAACTTCCTATTGCAGCTCCTAAACCTGCACAGTCTCCTCCACCTGTAAAGAATAGACCAGCATCAGGTCGCTCAGTTATATCTATCACCTCTGACTGTGTTATAAGTATTAAACGTCCATCTAAATATGCATCTATAGTCTCAGATGCCGTAATACCATCTGCAAGCACTAGCCTCTTTCCTGTCTCACTTATACGGGCAGCTGTATCACCATTAATTCTCTCAATAAGCATCCCGTCAACACTAAGTATATTCTGCAAGGCCATATGAGCAGAGTCTTC contains:
- a CDS encoding class II fructose-bisphosphate aldolase, which produces MGKRLLKNTVLFVTIVGFLVGSVFIFKDGSSCSYELVSRRTMDITQAVAVHPMLVTYREMLSIVNSSGREAAVMAVNPRSVPEITIRAVMQAAMDAGTPIIFELAASEMNVDPDASLKSAYTGLTPLMLSEMINRIAFELNCNVPFVIHGDHTSVKSNTPEAIAAAEALVKAEVQARFSAIALDPSHCMELDPVKLTERLNSLSFEDLLLIPDVGKVLAQQIIDHGEFSNLDELRDVEGVGENIAATIQTYLELKDNIDIIVYLAQFMPEGMGLEVEVGEIGKIDPKTGEQALTSVLEATVYIRALQARGVFPDFLAIHNGTAHGNNFDAQGNVIPQLGISVQRTAEVAEAIAPYGVIVAQHGTSGTSLENMILFPKSGIGKANVATNWQNIMFANLPTEMRRRIIQWVLDNFGDQRSKYSSNAEWFDKNIKFANKPLFRGEFGEIPQVYVDTIYQAAYDSAMEYFRAFGSVGLIVTEDSAHMALQNILSVDGMLIERINGDTAARISETGKRLVLADGITASETIDAYLDGRLILITQSEVIDITERPDAGLFFTGGGDCAGLGAAIGSFAQYLMDNTGLRVFGVSHARDGLVVAPDEFNQHLIYVDSLLASSFITQSSTPLGSARGNPFEVNPNKPETEITAQNAWDNVAGFSFMASTGGDDHLGAALATGERNPSMVVVATPKSMDKDVSISGRIIISPEGEEVNIPIENVAVQSLGAVSAVTEYQKGFWSAVQNAASHNQVHVGEDFGREAGNVTHGTSARYPANFDQLDPETQRKIIEYRDTVMSLVPERPTSLASIAEEALRVHREEGSVVVLVSEGFVPTEVNEEMKRILEECEEGDNDFREGWRDGTLSVDQVYLSVKNELLRDMLHANRGLAEQFANMVANLELDEFGNVAKLAGARHFVIQAIKSNGASKVNELLWNYQGRGTNPTEYDIILGQNVGTVMGELVENAEPGTYIVAYLEGMDPYTQRPVVIIPTAVSNGNNLNDTTRYTDYMLRRDGVFWVEAPIVEAPAEDVAAEIDPEQANENLDD